From Actinosynnema mirum DSM 43827, a single genomic window includes:
- a CDS encoding SDR family NAD(P)-dependent oxidoreductase produces MTPAGEVRRALSPMERWYWVCDRLSALNVVARVRVLGPCATADLERAAATLVRRHPLLRVAVAADPEPRFVPATGPRVPVRRVEATRPDQWQHEVDEVELATPLDHRAGPLIRVVHIRHGRGAHGHGEHGHGAHGHGEDEHGPDEHDVVLTASHVIADGTTALALLRELVEQAAAPSDAPPRAPLPPPEALLPARVNGLPRAVHLVALSLADQLAAALARPRRLAPGTSVPPTRRRTRLLHRELDPATLTRLVDRCRAEGVTVHGALTAALALAVADEGGTRTARRVTIGSPVDFRADLVPPVDPLDAGAYVATVPSHVRVEPGDLWRTARGAQRDLRRRRRLHHHLALVSLLRFISPRSVEGSAGVVAMIDRSGPGNVCLSNLGRLDFPDRAGTCALSGAQFAAGISVSGYLVAAVSTSHSALHWNFTHVADAVDHRRAERLADRAVGALRSALTTPPGPARRRNERSTMAKSGNRGAVVLTGASSGLGEAAALALARAGFTVHAGVRSEDAAARLARAHPAIRPLLLDVTGEDSVAAAGAEVRREVGEAGLVGLVNNAGICVSAPLECVPLDDLRAELEVNLIGAIAVTQEFLPLLRTRARGAPDGPAGRIVNVSSGIGRVAAPFLGPYAASQFAKEGVSDALRRELAPLSVSVSVLEPGAVMTPIWSKVAVAARDVLDKAPAEVAALYRARFEAFVAANEARARGSRTRPEAVAAAVVHAMTARRPRTRYRVGPDAWTASVAARALPDRVLDSVIRRQFRAGEGRS; encoded by the coding sequence GTGACCCCGGCGGGCGAGGTCCGCCGGGCGCTGAGCCCGATGGAGCGCTGGTACTGGGTCTGCGACCGGCTCTCCGCGCTCAACGTCGTCGCGCGGGTCCGGGTGCTCGGCCCCTGCGCGACCGCCGACCTGGAGCGGGCCGCCGCGACCCTGGTCCGGCGGCACCCGCTGCTGCGGGTGGCCGTCGCCGCCGACCCCGAGCCGCGCTTCGTCCCGGCGACCGGTCCCCGCGTCCCGGTGCGCCGCGTCGAGGCCACCCGGCCCGACCAGTGGCAGCACGAGGTCGACGAGGTCGAGCTGGCGACCCCGCTGGACCACCGCGCGGGCCCGCTGATCCGGGTGGTCCACATCCGGCACGGCCGGGGCGCGCACGGGCACGGCGAGCACGGGCACGGCGCGCACGGGCACGGCGAGGACGAGCACGGCCCGGACGAGCACGACGTGGTGCTCACCGCCTCTCACGTCATCGCCGACGGCACCACCGCCCTGGCGCTGCTGCGGGAGCTGGTGGAGCAGGCCGCCGCCCCCTCGGACGCCCCGCCGCGCGCCCCGCTGCCCCCGCCCGAGGCGCTGCTGCCCGCGCGGGTCAACGGTCTGCCCAGGGCGGTGCACCTGGTCGCGCTCTCCCTGGCCGATCAGCTCGCCGCCGCCCTCGCCCGCCCCCGGCGGCTCGCGCCGGGCACCTCGGTGCCGCCCACCCGGCGGCGCACCCGGCTGCTGCACCGCGAACTCGACCCCGCGACGCTGACCCGCCTGGTCGACCGCTGCCGCGCCGAGGGCGTGACCGTGCACGGCGCGCTCACCGCCGCGCTGGCGCTGGCCGTGGCCGACGAGGGCGGGACCCGGACGGCGCGGAGGGTCACCATCGGGTCCCCCGTGGACTTCCGCGCCGACCTCGTCCCACCGGTCGACCCCCTGGACGCGGGCGCCTACGTGGCCACCGTCCCCTCGCACGTGCGGGTCGAGCCGGGCGACCTGTGGCGCACCGCCCGAGGCGCCCAGCGGGACCTGCGCCGCCGCAGGCGCCTCCACCACCACCTCGCGCTGGTCTCCCTGCTGCGGTTCATCTCGCCCCGCTCGGTCGAGGGCAGCGCCGGGGTCGTCGCGATGATCGACCGGTCGGGGCCGGGCAACGTGTGCCTGTCCAACCTCGGCCGCCTCGACTTCCCCGACCGCGCCGGGACGTGCGCGCTGTCCGGGGCGCAGTTCGCCGCGGGCATCTCGGTCAGCGGCTACCTCGTGGCCGCCGTCAGCACCAGCCACTCGGCGCTGCACTGGAACTTCACCCACGTGGCCGACGCCGTCGACCACCGGCGGGCCGAGCGCCTGGCCGACCGGGCGGTGGGCGCCCTGCGGTCCGCCCTCACGACACCGCCGGGCCCCGCCCGGCGCCGGAACGAGAGGTCGACGATGGCGAAGAGCGGAAACCGGGGCGCGGTCGTGCTCACCGGGGCGTCGTCCGGGCTCGGCGAGGCCGCGGCGCTGGCGCTGGCCCGCGCCGGGTTCACCGTGCACGCGGGCGTGCGCTCCGAGGACGCCGCGGCCCGGCTCGCGCGGGCGCACCCGGCGATCCGGCCGCTGCTGCTCGACGTGACCGGGGAGGACTCGGTGGCCGCCGCGGGCGCCGAGGTCCGCCGGGAGGTCGGCGAGGCCGGGCTGGTCGGCCTGGTGAACAACGCGGGGATCTGCGTGTCCGCGCCGCTGGAGTGCGTGCCGCTGGACGACCTGCGCGCCGAGCTGGAGGTCAACCTGATCGGCGCGATCGCGGTCACCCAGGAGTTCCTGCCGCTGCTGCGCACCAGGGCGCGGGGCGCGCCCGACGGGCCCGCCGGGCGGATCGTCAACGTCAGCTCCGGCATCGGCCGGGTCGCCGCCCCGTTCCTCGGCCCCTACGCCGCGTCCCAGTTCGCCAAGGAGGGCGTCTCGGACGCGCTGCGCCGCGAGCTGGCCCCGCTGTCGGTCAGCGTGTCGGTGCTGGAGCCCGGCGCGGTCATGACCCCCATCTGGTCCAAGGTGGCGGTCGCCGCCCGCGACGTGCTCGACAAGGCGCCCGCCGAGGTGGCCGCGCTGTACCGGGCGCGGTTCGAGGCGTTCGTGGCCGCCAACGAGGCGCGGGCGCGGGGCAGCCGCACCCGGCCCGAGGCCGTCGCGGCGGCCGTCGTCCACGCCATGACCGCCCGCCGCCCCCGCACCCGCTACCGGGTCGGCCCGGACGCCTGGACCGCCTCGGTGGCCGCCCGCGCGCTGCCCGACCGGGTGCTGGACTCGGTGATCCGCCGCCAGTTCCGCGCGGGGGAGGGGCGGTCGTGA
- a CDS encoding FAD-dependent monooxygenase, with translation MRVLVAGAGVGGLTTAIALRAKGFDVEVLEAAPGPRTEGGGLGLAANATKVLAALGLDVVGSGVGRVCTSFRLRTQDGRLMRDLPIRAISAELGSPVVNVRRGDLLALLRDSLGDTPVRYGAAVADHRVDRSGVSVALADGGVRTADVLVGADGIRSAVRARLVGEHPVREHGYVCWIATTAFAHPRLPEGGAAHYWGRGQRFGLIDIGGGHAYWWGTKNVPLPQARRWTGGKLGVQAAFARWAAEVREVIAATPEADILAVPAQDRPFLATWGAGPVTLVGDAAHPMLTSLSQGAGSTVEDAHALAHHLAAGGDPAHALRRYEADRRDRTRGLVAASLRLSRVEQLANPLATRLRDLVIRHAPARVVRDQNAAPMRYDLPG, from the coding sequence GTGAGGGTCCTGGTCGCGGGCGCCGGGGTCGGCGGGCTGACCACGGCCATCGCCCTGCGCGCGAAGGGCTTCGACGTCGAGGTGCTGGAAGCCGCGCCGGGCCCGCGCACCGAGGGCGGCGGCCTCGGGTTGGCCGCCAACGCCACCAAGGTCCTCGCCGCCCTCGGCCTGGACGTGGTCGGGTCGGGCGTGGGGCGCGTGTGCACCAGCTTCCGCCTGCGCACCCAGGACGGCAGGCTCATGCGCGACCTGCCGATCAGGGCCATCTCCGCCGAGCTGGGCTCCCCGGTGGTCAACGTCCGCCGCGGCGACCTGCTCGCCCTGCTGCGCGACTCGCTGGGCGACACCCCCGTCCGCTACGGCGCCGCCGTCGCCGACCACCGCGTCGACCGCTCCGGGGTGTCGGTCGCCCTGGCGGACGGCGGCGTCCGCACCGCCGACGTCCTGGTCGGCGCCGACGGCATCCGCTCGGCGGTGCGGGCGCGGCTCGTGGGCGAGCACCCGGTCCGCGAGCACGGCTACGTCTGCTGGATCGCCACCACCGCCTTCGCGCACCCCCGCCTGCCCGAGGGCGGCGCCGCCCACTACTGGGGCAGGGGGCAGCGCTTCGGGCTGATCGACATCGGCGGCGGCCACGCCTACTGGTGGGGCACCAAGAACGTGCCGCTGCCGCAGGCCCGCCGCTGGACCGGCGGCAAGCTCGGCGTCCAGGCCGCGTTCGCCCGCTGGGCGGCGGAGGTGCGCGAGGTGATCGCGGCCACCCCGGAGGCCGACATCCTGGCCGTGCCCGCCCAGGACCGCCCGTTCCTCGCCACCTGGGGCGCGGGCCCGGTCACCCTGGTCGGCGACGCCGCCCACCCCATGCTCACCAGCCTCAGCCAGGGCGCGGGCTCGACCGTCGAGGACGCCCACGCGCTGGCGCACCACCTCGCCGCGGGCGGCGATCCCGCCCACGCCCTGCGCCGCTACGAGGCCGACCGGCGCGACCGCACGCGAGGGCTGGTGGCCGCCTCCCTGCGGCTGAGCCGGGTCGAGCAGCTGGCCAACCCCCTGGCCACCCGGCTGCGGGACCTGGTCATCCGGCACGCCCCCGCGCGGGTCGTGCGCGACCAGAACGCCGCACCCATGCGTTACGACCTGCCCGGCTGA
- a CDS encoding MbtH family protein, with translation MNPFDDHDRAFSVLVNAEEQHSLWPGDLPVPSGWRVAHADDTRAACLDYVERHWTDLRPLSARPRAGAPDPDA, from the coding sequence ATGAACCCCTTCGACGACCACGACCGCGCTTTCTCGGTGCTGGTGAACGCCGAGGAGCAGCACTCCCTGTGGCCCGGCGACCTGCCCGTGCCCTCGGGCTGGCGGGTGGCGCACGCCGACGACACCCGCGCCGCCTGCCTCGACTACGTCGAGCGCCACTGGACCGACCTGCGCCCGCTCAGCGCCCGGCCGCGCGCGGGCGCGCCCGACCCCGACGCCTGA
- a CDS encoding esterase/lipase family protein, producing the protein MSTTEPTETPEPVRTRKPGQLPVPWDMRAGVRAYLTPGKPPPGANDPLFGPTEERPRPVLLLHAFMANQSFNFQAGAPFLRNHGFCVFTMNWGRPRWAGKVEVPCNGVDDLAVSGVQLAEEVERIKERTGVDKIDLVGHSGGGGLLMQYYLNVLDGYHNVDKAVSIAPSNHGVSFSTLTYVLRNAFPRYYALMARKIFPLCDQGAPDSAMIDTIYGRGDTRPGPTYTVIMTEHDQIVTPFHKAFLHGDNVTNILLQDGCPEDLCEHAGIVYNERAWLHVLNALDPANARPVPAFRVDPYFPGWK; encoded by the coding sequence GTGTCCACCACCGAGCCGACCGAGACCCCCGAGCCCGTCCGCACGCGCAAGCCCGGCCAGTTGCCGGTGCCGTGGGACATGCGCGCGGGCGTGCGGGCCTACCTGACCCCCGGCAAGCCCCCGCCCGGCGCCAACGACCCGCTGTTCGGCCCCACCGAGGAGCGCCCCCGCCCGGTGCTCCTCCTGCACGCCTTCATGGCCAACCAGTCGTTCAACTTCCAGGCGGGCGCGCCCTTCCTGCGCAACCACGGGTTCTGCGTGTTCACCATGAACTGGGGGAGGCCGAGGTGGGCGGGCAAGGTCGAGGTGCCGTGCAACGGCGTGGACGACCTGGCCGTCAGCGGCGTCCAGCTCGCCGAGGAGGTCGAGCGGATCAAGGAGCGCACCGGCGTCGACAAGATCGACCTGGTCGGCCACTCGGGCGGCGGCGGCCTGCTGATGCAGTACTACCTCAACGTCCTCGACGGCTACCACAACGTGGACAAGGCGGTCTCCATCGCGCCGTCCAACCACGGCGTGTCGTTCAGCACCCTGACCTACGTGCTGCGCAACGCCTTCCCCCGCTACTACGCCCTGATGGCGCGCAAGATCTTCCCGCTGTGCGACCAGGGCGCGCCGGACTCGGCGATGATCGACACCATCTACGGCAGGGGCGACACCCGCCCCGGTCCCACCTACACGGTGATCATGACCGAGCACGACCAGATCGTCACCCCCTTCCACAAGGCGTTCCTGCACGGCGACAACGTCACCAACATCCTGCTCCAGGACGGCTGCCCCGAGGACCTGTGCGAGCACGCGGGCATCGTCTACAACGAGCGCGCCTGGCTGCACGTGCTCAACGCCCTCGACCCGGCCAACGCCCGGCCCGTGCCCGCGTTCCGGGTCGACCCGTACTTCCCCGGCTGGAAGTGA